A portion of the Manihot esculenta cultivar AM560-2 chromosome 2, M.esculenta_v8, whole genome shotgun sequence genome contains these proteins:
- the LOC122722130 gene encoding uncharacterized protein LOC122722130, translating to MENYRLRFLWLPLGFFLLLLVCAKAENPLKNVNLAPFWQWRSAWDCLQNISTNCATNIHLNGVLNINGSALTDFCAGGCAEHTQNVLTCIYYAKRDFWFANGATVKNITETIHHGCSTNTSINTDFKSSAMRVYQNLLVPLVSSIATMLIVNIFHM from the exons ATGGAGAATTATAGACTCAGGTTTCTGTGGTTACCTTTGGGGTTTTTCCTTCTTCTCCTCGTCTGTGCTAAAGCTGAAA ACCCTTTAAAAAATGTCAATCTGGCTCCATTTTGGCAGTGGAGGAGCGCCTGGGACTGCTTGCAAAAT ATCTCTACAAATTGTGCCACAAATATACACCTAAATGGGGTGTTGAATATAAATGGATCTGCGCTTACGGACTTCTGCGCTGGTGGGTGCGCAGAACACACTCAGAATGTCCTTACTTGTATTTATTATGCCAAAAGAGATTTCTGGTTCGCAAATGGAGCCACCGTTAAAAACATCACTGAAACCATTCATCATGGATGCTCTACCAATACAA GTATTAATACAGATTTCAAAAGCAGTGCAATGAGGGTATACCAAAACCTATTGGTTCCATTGGTTTCATCTATAGCAACAATGCTCATAGTTAACATCTTCCACATGTGA